One segment of Lytechinus variegatus isolate NC3 chromosome 13, Lvar_3.0, whole genome shotgun sequence DNA contains the following:
- the LOC121426276 gene encoding glycoprotein-N-acetylgalactosamine 3-beta-galactosyltransferase 1-like, with protein MAPIKGNTGGFIRNFCFGLFFGCCITYATVKYSRSNVLRTSTIIASDPLRKDSLLQPDGHVVVDEGNRVLESELKHFEDSHHHEFVGQDAIAQVLYEKVRILCWVMTGPQNIDTKAVHIHATWGKRCNKVIFISSEPSDKVPIVKVATQEGRDFLWQKTRGAFQYLYDNLLNDYEWFLKADDDTFVIVENLRYFLLKYSPDTSIYFGHKFKPYVRQGYMSGGGGYVTSRQGVKNLVEIAFKDPKKCWSMDHRGGAEDVEIGKCLENAGVVAGDSRDALQRNRFHPFQPEAHLNPNGLPENFWYWNYIYYPRNEGYEGCCSDYSVTFHYIPPAALYNLEYLVYHLRPFGVGTFPCPVDVPKEILQEARSRQLSQHQGEQLQHQEQPPEDQEEKNVEQGKQLGQEKQEEAGQEERETQLKQGKESNEQMVPEKPKETEAKESEPKKVETEQNPDETGQNKEDTIQNQVNKNGTDDKKVPVR; from the exons ATGGCGCCCATCAAAGGGAACACTGGGGGATTCATAAGGAATTTCTGTTTCGGATTATTCTTTGGATGCTGTATAACTTACGCCACAGTGAAATATTCACGCTCAAACGTGCTTCGAACTTCGACTATTATTGCTTCGGATCCCCTCCGTAAAGACTCGCTGCTGCAGCCCGACGGGCACGTCGTCGTGGACGAAGGCAACAGAGTTCTGGAAAGCGAACTGAAACATTTTGAAGACTCTCATCACCATGAATTTGTGG GTCAGGATGCCATTGCACAAGTCCTTTATGAGAAGGTTCGTATTCTTTGCTGGGTCATGACAGGACCTCAAAACATTGATACAAAGGCTGTTCATATCCATGCCACTTGGGGAAAGCGGTGCAATAAGGTCATTTTCATCTCCTCCGAACCATCGGACAAAGTCCCCATCGTGAAGGTAGCGACTCAAGAAGGGCGGGATTTCCTGTGGCAGAAAACTAGAGGAGCTTTCCAGTACCTCTACGACAATCTGCTTAACGATTATGAGTGGTTCCTGAAGGCAGATGACGACACATTTGTCATCGTTGAGAACCTGCGCTACTTCTTGTTGAAGTACAGCCCAGATACGTCCATTTACTTCGGTCACAAGTTCAAGCCCTATGTGAGGCAGGGTTACATGAGTGGAGGTGGTGGATACGTGACCAGTAGACAAGGTGTGAAGAATCTGGTAGAGATTGCCTTTAAGGATCCTAAGAAATGTTGGAGTATGGACCACAGGGGTGGAGCGGAAGACGTTGAGATTGGCAAGTGTCTTGAAAACGCTGGTGTGGTTGCTGGGGATTCTAGAGATGCCTTGCAAAGAAATCGTTTCCATCCGTTCCAACCGGAAGCACATCTCAATCCCAATGGCCTTCCTGAGAACTTCTGGTACTGGAATTACATCTATTATCCACGAAATGAG GGATATGAAGGATGCTGCTCAGATTACTCGGTAACATTCCACTACATCCCACCCGCTGCGTTGTACAACCTGGAATATCTTGTGTACCATCTGCGCCCCTTTGGTGTGGGAACGTTCCCGTGTCCAGTAGATGTACCGAAGGAGATCCTCCAAGAGGCACGTTCAAGGCAACTATCGCAGCATCAAGGAGAGCAATTGCAGCATCAAGAACAACCACCTGAGGATCAGGAAGAGAAGAATGTGGAGCAAGGAAAACAGTTGGGTCAAGAGAAGCAGGAGGAAGCGGGACAGGAGGAGAGAGAGACTCAGCTGAAACAAGGAAAGGAATCAAATGAGCAAATGGTTCCCGAAAAACCTAAAGAAACGGAAGCGAAAGAATCAGAACCAAAGAAAGTAGAAACAGAACAGAATCCTGATGAGACAGGCCAAAATAAAGAAGACACCATTCAAAACCAAGTGAACAAAAATGGAACTGATGATAAAAAGGTTCCTGTTAGATGA